One Microbacter margulisiae genomic window carries:
- a CDS encoding MATE family efflux transporter, with protein MYSNKNIFSLSYPIFLTLLAQSVVNVTDSAFLGRIGEVELGASALGGVFYMAIFVVGMGFANGAQILMGRRNGEKNFIPLGDIFNQGVLFSFILSLVVFSLSYWFTSPLLRMFIHSKEIYAATVIYLDYRVFGFFFAFVNLMFRAFYVGVMRTGILTISGFITMGVNVLLSYTLVFGHFGFARMGIAGAALASVLSEAITMLFFVGYTVSFVHIDIYKLFRFNQIRIHVIREILDVSLFMMLQSFISISTWFLFFVFIEKSGEQPLAVSNIIRSLYSLLGLPVITFGITVSTLVSNLMGEGRVSQVLPMVRRVERLTILISIPVVLLTAFFPQLFASIYTNDLVLRLATVPVLHVFCLILVVFSFGNIYFNAVSGTGNTRVALLFELIVMIVYLVFIYSVNFIFHAPVAVAWLSEVIYWVGLGSMSYVYLKRGNWQTKKI; from the coding sequence ATGTATAGCAATAAAAACATTTTCTCGCTTTCATATCCTATCTTTTTGACTTTGCTTGCACAAAGCGTGGTGAATGTTACTGATTCTGCTTTTTTAGGACGCATTGGAGAAGTGGAACTTGGGGCGTCAGCTTTAGGTGGCGTTTTCTATATGGCAATCTTTGTCGTCGGGATGGGATTTGCTAACGGAGCGCAGATCCTTATGGGAAGACGTAATGGGGAAAAGAATTTTATTCCTTTGGGAGATATATTCAATCAGGGAGTTTTATTTTCCTTCATCCTTTCACTGGTCGTGTTTAGTTTATCTTATTGGTTTACATCGCCTTTATTGAGGATGTTTATCCACTCAAAAGAGATATATGCAGCCACGGTTATCTATTTGGATTATCGTGTTTTTGGCTTCTTCTTTGCTTTTGTGAATTTGATGTTTCGAGCTTTTTATGTAGGTGTCATGCGTACAGGTATTCTTACAATCAGTGGTTTTATTACTATGGGCGTCAATGTTTTGTTAAGCTATACGCTGGTATTCGGCCATTTTGGTTTTGCACGAATGGGAATTGCCGGGGCAGCATTGGCTTCTGTACTTTCAGAAGCTATTACGATGCTCTTTTTTGTTGGATATACCGTGTCATTTGTGCATATTGATATTTATAAACTATTCCGATTTAATCAAATTCGAATTCATGTGATTAGGGAGATCTTAGACGTTTCCCTTTTTATGATGTTGCAGTCATTTATATCTATTTCAACCTGGTTTCTCTTCTTTGTATTTATCGAAAAATCAGGAGAACAACCTCTTGCCGTTTCGAATATTATCCGGAGTTTATATTCGCTTTTAGGTCTTCCTGTAATAACATTTGGTATTACCGTTAGTACGTTGGTCAGCAATTTAATGGGAGAAGGTAGGGTTTCTCAGGTGTTACCCATGGTACGTCGTGTAGAGAGGCTAACCATCCTTATCAGCATCCCAGTTGTTTTACTGACTGCATTTTTCCCTCAATTGTTTGCATCAATCTATACCAATGATTTAGTGTTAAGGCTGGCCACTGTCCCAGTGTTACATGTTTTTTGTTTAATTCTGGTCGTATTTTCTTTTGGCAATATTTATTTCAATGCTGTTTCCGGGACAGGCAATACACGGGTAGCTTTGTTGTTTGAATTGATAGTTATGATTGTTTATCTGGTGTTTATCTATTCAGTCAATTTTATATTTCATGCACCTGTTGCTGTCGCTTGGCTGTCGGAAGTAATCTATTGGGTTGGTCTCGGATCGATGAGTTATGTTTATTTGAAGCGAGGCAATTGGCAGACAAAGAAGATTTAA
- a CDS encoding SPOR domain-containing protein, giving the protein MKKTAYLLIIPVALMLGSCKTLHPAGIYEKAPAVSQSQPATEITSPTVSSSTTTSTASQNPAPANPVATTNENVRTESFTLAPSETNQNPIHMKYNVVVGSFENQSNAQRLSATLKAEGKDPAIVVNKNGMFRVIYDSFNDYAKATQEKLGLQGRFPGAWLLVQAGQ; this is encoded by the coding sequence ATGAAAAAAACAGCTTATTTATTGATTATTCCTGTTGCTTTAATGTTGGGTTCATGTAAGACGCTTCATCCGGCAGGAATCTATGAGAAAGCTCCGGCAGTATCCCAAAGTCAACCTGCAACAGAGATTACGTCTCCTACGGTTTCGTCTTCAACAACAACGTCAACTGCCTCTCAGAATCCGGCTCCTGCTAATCCTGTGGCTACTACCAACGAAAATGTTAGAACAGAATCATTTACGCTGGCACCTTCTGAAACGAATCAAAATCCAATTCACATGAAATACAATGTGGTGGTAGGTAGTTTTGAAAATCAATCAAATGCACAAAGATTGTCAGCTACGCTAAAAGCAGAGGGGAAGGATCCAGCAATTGTGGTGAATAAGAATGGAATGTTCCGGGTGATCTACGATTCGTTTAATGACTATGCTAAGGCTACTCAAGAGAAATTAGGCCTTCAAGGCAGATTTCCTGGTGCTTGGTTATTGGTACAAGCTGGTCAATAG
- a CDS encoding arginine decarboxylase: MKNKYIDLIEQSFEFPNEEFSLVDNELYWFNIPLMDIIKQYGTPLRISYLPKIAKNIQRARRMFNVAMAKVDYNAEYHYCYCTKSSHFSFVMEEVLKHGVHVETSSAFDINILESLFETGHLKPDTYVICNGFKRPQYIENIQNLINVGFENVIPVLDNKFELDLLLKDFDQPVKVGIRIASEEEPKFDFYTSRLGIRYNDIIPYFVDKIQNNPQVELKMLHFFINTGIKDTAYYWNELNKAVNLYCELKKICPQLDSLNIGGGFPIQTHLDFPYDYDYMAEEIVAQIKNTCTQNEVPEPHIFTEFGSYTVGESGAMLYSIVNQKQQNDRELWNMIDSSFMTTLPDTWAIDQRYVFLAINNWDLEYQRVHLGGLTCDSEDFYNAEAHSNAVFLPTISENNEQYIGFFHMGAYQEALSGFGGIQHCLIPAPKVVVIDVDEQGEYVTKLFAKEQSYKSMLKILGY; encoded by the coding sequence ATGAAAAATAAGTATATTGATTTAATTGAACAATCTTTTGAGTTTCCGAATGAAGAGTTTTCTCTAGTGGATAATGAATTGTATTGGTTTAATATCCCTTTGATGGATATTATAAAACAATATGGTACTCCGTTGAGAATAAGTTATTTGCCTAAAATCGCAAAAAATATACAACGTGCGCGAAGGATGTTCAATGTGGCAATGGCCAAAGTTGATTATAATGCTGAATATCATTACTGCTATTGTACGAAAAGCTCACATTTTTCTTTTGTTATGGAGGAGGTTTTAAAACATGGTGTTCATGTAGAAACTTCATCTGCATTTGACATTAATATATTGGAGTCTTTATTTGAAACTGGTCATCTTAAACCAGATACTTATGTCATATGTAATGGGTTTAAGAGGCCTCAATATATAGAGAATATTCAAAACTTGATTAATGTTGGATTTGAGAATGTAATTCCTGTTCTGGATAATAAGTTTGAGCTGGATCTTTTACTGAAGGACTTTGACCAGCCGGTGAAAGTAGGCATTCGGATCGCTTCAGAAGAAGAACCCAAGTTTGATTTTTATACTTCACGATTGGGTATTCGTTATAATGATATTATTCCATATTTTGTTGATAAGATCCAAAATAATCCTCAGGTTGAGCTGAAAATGCTGCATTTTTTTATCAATACTGGTATCAAAGACACTGCCTACTATTGGAATGAATTAAATAAAGCTGTCAATTTATATTGTGAATTGAAGAAAATTTGTCCGCAATTAGATAGTTTGAATATTGGAGGAGGGTTTCCCATTCAAACACATTTGGATTTTCCTTATGATTATGATTATATGGCAGAAGAAATTGTGGCGCAAATTAAAAATACTTGCACTCAAAATGAAGTGCCCGAACCTCATATTTTTACCGAGTTTGGTTCTTATACCGTAGGTGAAAGCGGAGCAATGCTTTATTCCATTGTCAACCAGAAGCAACAAAACGACCGTGAATTATGGAACATGATTGATAGCTCATTTATGACTACACTTCCTGATACATGGGCTATAGATCAGCGGTACGTTTTTTTGGCAATCAATAATTGGGATCTGGAATATCAACGGGTTCATCTGGGGGGGCTGACTTGCGACAGTGAAGATTTTTATAATGCGGAAGCTCATTCCAATGCTGTGTTTTTGCCAACCATTTCTGAAAACAATGAACAATACATAGGTTTTTTTCATATGGGTGCTTATCAGGAAGCTCTTAGTGGTTTTGGTGGCATTCAGCATTGCTTGATCCCTGCTCCGAAAGTTGTAGTAATTGATGTTGATGAACAAGGAGAATATGTAACGAAATTATTTGCTAAGGAGCAGAGTTACAAGTCGATGCTGAAAATTCTCGGATATTAA
- a CDS encoding glycosyltransferase translates to MKALMFGWEFPPHILGGLGTASYGLTKGMSLQQDMEITFVIPKAYGDENQRYLKIIGACFIPVVWKDVDWNFVQEQLGQFMSPDEFYHLRDHIFYDYRRIGTNELGCISFSGRYPDNLLEEISNYEAAASVIAHTYSFDIIHSHDWLTYPAGIFAKQITGKPLVIHVHATDFDRSRGNVNPIVYNIEKRGMDAADHIITVSDLTRNIVIDKYHIDPRKVTTVHNAVEPLSDVDTFKKLPHKNKIITFLGRITMQKGPEYFVESAARVLQKTKHVQFVMAGSGDMMNAMIRLVAERGIADRFHFTGFLKGRDVYELLAQSDAYVMPSVSEPFGISPLEAMQVGTPTIISKQSGCAEILTNAIKIDYWDVEAMSDAMYSIVKYPAMYRHLHEEGLKEINTIKWEYAGQKVRNIYNQVLGYH, encoded by the coding sequence ATGAAAGCACTGATGTTCGGATGGGAATTTCCTCCTCATATTTTAGGCGGTTTAGGTACAGCTAGTTATGGCTTAACCAAAGGAATGTCTTTGCAGCAGGATATGGAAATAACATTCGTAATTCCAAAAGCGTATGGAGATGAAAATCAGCGTTATTTGAAAATTATTGGTGCTTGTTTTATCCCCGTTGTCTGGAAAGATGTAGATTGGAATTTTGTGCAAGAGCAATTGGGTCAATTTATGTCACCTGATGAATTTTATCACTTGCGTGATCATATTTTTTATGATTATAGACGCATAGGAACCAATGAGCTGGGATGCATCTCTTTTTCCGGACGGTATCCGGATAACCTATTGGAAGAAATTTCTAATTATGAGGCTGCGGCAAGCGTAATTGCACATACATATTCATTCGATATTATTCATTCTCACGATTGGTTGACTTATCCGGCCGGAATATTTGCCAAACAGATTACAGGCAAACCTCTGGTGATTCATGTACATGCAACAGACTTTGACCGGAGTAGGGGGAATGTCAATCCTATTGTTTATAATATAGAAAAACGGGGAATGGATGCTGCTGATCATATTATTACAGTGAGTGATCTGACTCGCAATATTGTAATTGATAAATATCATATTGATCCGAGAAAGGTGACGACGGTGCATAATGCAGTTGAACCTTTGTCAGACGTTGATACCTTTAAAAAACTACCACATAAGAATAAGATTATTACATTTCTAGGGCGCATTACTATGCAAAAAGGACCTGAATATTTTGTTGAATCTGCTGCACGAGTTTTGCAAAAAACCAAACATGTTCAGTTTGTTATGGCAGGCAGTGGCGATATGATGAATGCTATGATACGCTTGGTTGCTGAACGTGGTATTGCTGACAGATTCCATTTTACAGGCTTTTTGAAAGGCCGGGATGTATATGAATTGCTTGCTCAAAGCGATGCTTATGTAATGCCATCTGTTTCGGAACCCTTTGGAATATCTCCATTAGAAGCCATGCAAGTGGGGACTCCTACCATTATATCCAAACAATCCGGTTGTGCGGAAATTCTCACTAATGCAATTAAAATTGACTATTGGGATGTAGAAGCAATGTCCGACGCCATGTATTCAATTGTCAAATACCCGGCAATGTACAGGCATTTACACGAAGAAGGACTGAAAGAAATCAACACGATTAAATGGGAATATGCCGGACAGAAAGTACGAAATATATATAATCAGGTATTGGGATATCACTAA
- a CDS encoding glycogen debranching enzyme N-terminal domain-containing protein, with protein MSYLKFDKSSLTNLEKSLRKEILRTNKSGAYSATTLVDCNTRKYHGLLVVPVPELSDSNHVLLSSLDETVIQHGAEFNLGVHEYENNFYSPNGQKYIREFHLETVSKTIYRVGGVILSKERIFISHENRFVIRYTLLDAHSPTTLRFRPFLAFRSVHELCIENDVLNDSINDVANGISMCLYQGYPALYMQFSKSNQFVSDPHWYNGIKYFKEQERGYDYKEDLYVPGYFECAIKKGEALVFSAGTSSVEPRTLFKLYDDEVAKRTIRSDFFHTLKNAAQQFYLKSGDNYYLLAGYPWFKVRARDEFIALAGATLVIDDRDMFEKIMQTASVTILSFLEGNLIEKNLYELEAPDVLLWAIRAIQYYADFYGIKDTTAKYGDLILSIINFIRKQKHPNLFLHENGLLYTNGNQKAATWMNATENGIPIIQRSGYIVEINALWYNALKFSVQIATEQKDEYNADLLDYQSEVTKQSFVDVFWNGTYLYDFVDGQNANVEVRPNMVMAVALPYSPLDKEQQKSVLDLITRELLTPKGLRTLSPKSSLYRPFYVGSQLQRDRNYHNGPVWPWLAGAFADAYLKIYKRSGFSFIERLLIGFESEMKELCVGTLSELHDGNPPFLGHGAMSFAMSVAEILRIYRIVYIDQIQL; from the coding sequence ATGTCGTATTTGAAATTTGATAAAAGCAGTTTGACTAATTTAGAAAAGTCTTTACGTAAGGAAATTCTGAGAACTAATAAATCAGGAGCCTATAGTGCTACTACATTGGTTGATTGCAATACGCGTAAATATCATGGCTTATTAGTTGTTCCAGTCCCTGAATTAAGTGATAGTAATCATGTCCTGTTATCATCTTTAGATGAGACTGTTATACAACATGGAGCTGAGTTTAATTTAGGTGTGCATGAATACGAAAATAATTTTTATAGTCCTAATGGGCAGAAATATATCCGGGAATTTCATCTTGAAACAGTTTCAAAAACCATTTATCGTGTAGGTGGCGTTATTTTGTCGAAAGAGCGCATTTTTATTTCTCATGAAAATCGTTTTGTGATTCGCTATACCCTTCTTGATGCTCATTCTCCTACAACGCTTCGTTTTCGGCCTTTTCTGGCTTTTCGTAGTGTACACGAGCTTTGCATTGAAAATGATGTGCTGAATGATAGTATAAATGATGTAGCGAATGGCATATCGATGTGTTTATACCAGGGTTATCCAGCTTTGTATATGCAATTTTCAAAAAGTAATCAATTTGTATCTGATCCTCATTGGTATAATGGAATTAAATATTTCAAAGAACAGGAACGGGGATATGATTACAAAGAAGACTTGTATGTCCCAGGTTATTTTGAATGTGCAATAAAAAAAGGAGAAGCACTTGTTTTTTCGGCAGGGACCAGCTCTGTAGAACCGAGGACTCTTTTTAAATTATATGATGATGAAGTAGCTAAGCGTACCATAAGGAGTGATTTTTTTCACACTTTGAAGAATGCGGCTCAGCAGTTTTATTTGAAATCTGGTGATAATTATTATTTGCTGGCAGGTTATCCGTGGTTTAAAGTAAGGGCGCGAGATGAATTTATTGCGCTTGCAGGAGCTACCCTGGTGATTGATGACAGGGATATGTTTGAGAAAATTATGCAAACGGCTTCTGTTACCATTCTTTCTTTTTTAGAGGGTAACCTTATTGAAAAGAATCTATATGAGTTAGAAGCTCCTGATGTTCTGTTGTGGGCTATTCGTGCTATACAGTATTATGCTGATTTTTATGGAATAAAAGATACAACTGCAAAATATGGAGATTTGATTCTTTCTATTATAAACTTCATTCGGAAGCAGAAACATCCAAATCTATTTTTGCATGAAAATGGACTTCTCTATACCAACGGAAATCAAAAAGCTGCAACGTGGATGAATGCTACTGAAAATGGAATTCCTATAATTCAACGTAGTGGGTATATAGTTGAAATTAATGCATTATGGTATAATGCTTTGAAATTTTCTGTTCAAATTGCGACAGAACAAAAAGATGAATATAATGCTGATTTGCTTGATTATCAGTCAGAAGTTACTAAGCAATCTTTTGTTGATGTTTTTTGGAATGGTACATACTTGTATGATTTTGTTGATGGACAAAATGCTAATGTTGAGGTCAGGCCTAATATGGTTATGGCTGTTGCATTACCTTATTCTCCCTTAGATAAAGAACAACAAAAATCGGTACTTGATTTGATAACCAGAGAACTATTGACTCCTAAAGGATTGAGGACATTAAGTCCTAAAAGTTCACTTTATAGACCATTTTATGTGGGAAGTCAATTGCAACGGGATCGTAATTACCATAATGGTCCGGTTTGGCCATGGTTGGCGGGGGCTTTTGCTGATGCTTACCTGAAGATTTATAAACGTAGTGGATTTTCGTTTATTGAAAGACTTTTAATCGGTTTTGAATCAGAGATGAAAGAATTATGCGTCGGAACACTTTCGGAATTGCATGACGGAAATCCTCCTTTTTTAGGTCATGGGGCAATGTCGTTTGCAATGAGTGTTGCCGAAATTTTGCGTATTTATCGTATCGTTTATATTGATCAAATTCAGCTATAG
- a CDS encoding glycosyltransferase family 2 protein gives MAIIENIISVCIITYNQEHYIQRTIESVLAQKIDAGIEIIISDDGSTDRTAQICTNFQTNYPALIRFIRSSINRGVLSNWYQAIKAASAPYIAILEGDDYWIDPEKLSKQLAILKKDQVGFVYTDFYYSDEQHHTLIQGMKHYKPSNNLFEETLFDQAITSSTIMFRREIFDFALFQRFIENHFLTPDLPLFLQFSLTSTGTFLSDVTTVYTWKAGSVRRPILQHDELQFRESIYRIRLFFIQKARENQKSSLLKNEYIHKSDQLLIAWKHNDFDYACRVAKTFPFVLTWRKDRKFALVTLFSRAKFIFHFLQPYITRKRTLQ, from the coding sequence ATGGCAATAATAGAAAATATTATCAGCGTTTGCATAATCACCTATAATCAGGAACATTATATCCAACGCACTATTGAAAGTGTTCTTGCACAAAAAATAGATGCTGGTATAGAGATAATAATCAGCGACGATGGATCTACCGATCGAACAGCTCAGATATGTACAAACTTCCAGACAAACTATCCTGCTCTTATCCGGTTCATCCGTTCGTCAATTAACCGAGGAGTCCTGTCAAACTGGTATCAGGCGATAAAAGCGGCATCTGCGCCTTATATTGCTATTTTAGAAGGAGATGATTACTGGATTGATCCAGAAAAGTTGAGCAAACAACTGGCTATCCTGAAGAAAGATCAGGTGGGATTTGTATACACCGATTTTTATTATTCCGATGAACAACACCACACCCTGATTCAAGGAATGAAACACTACAAACCCTCGAATAATTTATTCGAAGAAACATTATTTGATCAGGCGATCACGTCATCTACCATCATGTTTCGTAGAGAAATATTCGATTTCGCATTATTCCAACGATTCATTGAAAATCATTTCTTAACTCCTGACTTACCTCTATTTCTGCAATTTAGCCTTACATCAACAGGAACATTTCTATCAGACGTCACAACAGTTTATACCTGGAAAGCCGGAAGTGTACGCCGTCCAATATTACAACATGATGAACTTCAATTTCGTGAGTCTATTTATCGTATTCGTCTCTTTTTTATCCAAAAAGCAAGAGAAAATCAAAAATCCAGTTTGCTAAAAAATGAATATATCCACAAAAGCGATCAATTGCTAATCGCTTGGAAACATAATGATTTTGACTATGCTTGTCGTGTTGCAAAAACATTTCCTTTTGTACTAACATGGCGGAAAGATCGAAAATTTGCATTGGTCACCCTTTTTAGCAGAGCAAAATTCATCTTTCACTTTTTGCAACCCTATATAACCCGTAAACGAACACTTCAATGA
- a CDS encoding glycosyltransferase: protein MNKPLHIVQLPSYFMPFGGGEFCMEQSVALKKSGIDPVIIAHVILPFQAAFNIRYSPFEHMTEENGIPIYRTYQRNIPKTNKINLERWIKGTVNRVSAYIKKNGKPDLIHAHGWQCAGYACSIIKEKYQIPYIITEHSGKLNPNSDFIDKMKSDDWINHKIRTAYNHADAIIGVSNEVLDGIRQFLQTDVPLFCVSNLLDVDFFSLRQLKLTKHDNFIFAAANSNVPAKAYHILFQAFDILCEHNPNVQLHIAGNGFNTKLGKQLMRATIHHDKIELLGWQSPEGIRSLLYNADAFVLSSCEESQSIATLEAMCIGLPVVGTAVIPEVMLTSNVGYRVPVNDPPMLAKAMLKMIEHYQEFDIKKIRGTALALAHPDIVAKQILKIYQMVIA, encoded by the coding sequence ATGAATAAACCATTGCACATAGTACAGCTCCCCTCCTATTTCATGCCATTCGGAGGTGGTGAGTTTTGTATGGAACAGAGTGTTGCATTAAAAAAATCAGGAATCGACCCGGTCATTATCGCACATGTCATATTACCTTTTCAAGCTGCATTCAATATCAGATATTCTCCCTTTGAGCACATGACAGAAGAAAACGGCATTCCTATATATCGCACATACCAACGCAACATCCCAAAAACAAACAAAATAAATTTAGAACGATGGATCAAAGGAACAGTAAATAGGGTATCGGCATACATTAAAAAAAATGGTAAACCTGATTTAATTCACGCTCATGGTTGGCAATGCGCTGGATACGCCTGTTCCATCATCAAAGAAAAATATCAAATTCCTTATATTATCACCGAACATTCCGGCAAACTGAATCCAAACTCTGATTTTATTGATAAAATGAAATCGGATGATTGGATTAATCATAAAATACGAACAGCATACAATCATGCTGATGCTATTATCGGAGTTTCAAACGAAGTTTTGGATGGTATTCGACAGTTTCTCCAGACTGATGTCCCCCTATTTTGTGTCTCCAACCTCTTGGATGTTGATTTTTTTAGTTTACGCCAATTGAAACTCACTAAACACGATAATTTTATTTTTGCTGCTGCGAATTCTAATGTACCAGCCAAAGCATATCATATCTTATTTCAAGCATTTGACATACTTTGTGAACATAATCCCAATGTACAGTTACATATAGCAGGAAATGGATTTAATACAAAATTAGGGAAACAATTAATGCGCGCAACCATCCATCACGATAAAATTGAATTATTGGGATGGCAATCACCGGAAGGAATCAGAAGTTTATTGTACAATGCCGATGCTTTCGTATTATCAAGCTGTGAAGAGTCACAATCTATTGCCACTCTGGAAGCAATGTGCATAGGCTTACCTGTCGTGGGAACAGCAGTCATCCCCGAAGTTATGCTGACTTCAAATGTCGGATATCGTGTTCCTGTTAATGATCCTCCAATGCTTGCTAAAGCTATGTTGAAAATGATTGAACATTATCAGGAGTTCGACATAAAAAAAATAAGAGGAACTGCACTTGCTTTGGCACATCCGGATATAGTTGCAAAACAAATTTTGAAAATATACCAAATGGTGATAGCCTAA
- a CDS encoding GNAT family N-acetyltransferase: MKDIYKHLCEREDIPLFQQAWWMDTVCIKGDWDLFLYKVNNDIVAAMPFHFRKKFGLKFIIEPQLTPYSGIWIKPNQPFLLRNQYELEKKIVTYFIEELYRFGFVYYLQTFHPSFTNGLPFYWKGFGQTTRYSFVIEDISNPKLVFEAFSNRKKRDIRKAEASLMISFDLNPNAFYEFTQMVWAQRKKKLSYSWEFFCRVATTALERNQGIIMAAHDDQNKLHAALFVVWDKRSAYCLTYAIDESYKGSGALSLLIWSAIQYLSDKTIAFDLEGSMIESVADSYVQFASSRLSYFEIKKTNLLVDLLMKFRK, from the coding sequence GTGAAAGATATTTACAAACATTTATGTGAGCGGGAAGATATTCCATTGTTTCAACAGGCATGGTGGATGGATACTGTATGCATCAAAGGTGACTGGGATCTGTTTCTTTATAAAGTGAATAATGATATTGTGGCTGCTATGCCTTTCCATTTTCGTAAAAAATTTGGATTGAAATTTATTATTGAACCTCAGTTAACTCCTTACAGCGGCATTTGGATAAAACCTAATCAGCCTTTTCTGTTGAGGAATCAATATGAGCTTGAGAAAAAAATTGTTACATATTTTATAGAAGAACTTTATAGATTCGGTTTTGTGTATTATTTGCAGACATTTCATCCTTCTTTTACCAATGGGTTACCTTTTTATTGGAAAGGATTTGGACAAACTACACGCTATTCATTCGTTATAGAGGATATTTCTAATCCAAAACTGGTTTTTGAAGCTTTTAGCAATCGGAAAAAGCGAGATATCCGTAAAGCTGAAGCATCCTTAATGATTTCTTTTGATCTGAATCCGAATGCATTTTATGAATTTACCCAGATGGTTTGGGCTCAGCGGAAAAAGAAGCTCTCATATTCTTGGGAATTTTTTTGTCGAGTGGCGACTACTGCTTTGGAAAGAAATCAGGGAATAATAATGGCTGCTCATGACGATCAGAATAAATTGCATGCTGCACTTTTTGTGGTTTGGGATAAACGAAGCGCATATTGCTTGACATATGCCATTGATGAAAGTTACAAAGGTTCGGGAGCGCTCAGCTTGTTAATTTGGAGCGCTATTCAATATCTTTCGGATAAAACAATTGCTTTTGATCTGGAAGGTAGCATGATAGAGTCCGTAGCAGATTCTTATGTGCAATTTGCCAGTAGCAGGTTGTCCTATTTTGAAATAAAAAAAACGAATCTCCTAGTTGATTTGTTGATGAAATTCAGGAAATAA
- a CDS encoding RNA recognition motif domain-containing protein: MNIYISHLSYGVDDNGLREVFEAYGQVDSAKVITDKFTGKSRGFGFVEMPDDNQANKAIEALNQSEVNGMTINVNVAKPREERPRREFSNRNSGGYGNERRNNRW; the protein is encoded by the coding sequence ATGAACATTTACATTTCGCATCTCAGCTATGGAGTTGATGACAACGGCTTAAGAGAAGTTTTTGAAGCTTATGGGCAAGTAGATTCTGCTAAGGTAATTACTGACAAGTTTACAGGAAAATCCAGAGGATTTGGATTTGTTGAAATGCCTGATGACAATCAAGCAAATAAAGCTATTGAGGCGCTCAATCAATCAGAAGTCAATGGAATGACTATTAACGTTAATGTAGCAAAACCTCGTGAAGAACGTCCTCGTAGAGAATTTAGCAACAGAAATAGCGGTGGTTATGGGAACGAACGCCGCAACAACAGATGGTAA
- the frr gene encoding ribosome recycling factor, translating to MTDVKQVLKSAETKMAASISFLDETFAHIRAGKANPRILDGLHVEYYGNHVPISAVATITTPDAKTITIQPWEKAMISVIEKVIMASEIGITPINNGEVIRLSIPIVTEERRKQLVKQAKHEAEEAKVSIRTARRDAIDLVKRATKDGMPEDEVKDAENEAQKIHDKFIKKVDEMLLAKEKEIMTI from the coding sequence ATGACAGATGTGAAACAAGTTCTGAAGTCGGCTGAAACTAAAATGGCCGCTTCTATAAGTTTTTTAGATGAAACGTTTGCACATATTCGGGCTGGTAAAGCCAATCCCAGAATATTAGATGGCTTACATGTGGAGTATTATGGCAACCATGTACCTATTAGTGCGGTAGCTACGATTACAACACCTGATGCTAAAACGATTACGATTCAACCATGGGAAAAGGCTATGATAAGTGTAATCGAAAAAGTTATTATGGCATCTGAAATAGGGATCACTCCAATTAATAACGGAGAAGTCATTCGTTTATCCATACCTATTGTAACTGAAGAAAGACGTAAGCAATTAGTAAAACAGGCTAAACATGAAGCTGAAGAAGCTAAAGTCAGCATTCGGACTGCAAGACGAGATGCTATTGATTTAGTTAAAAGAGCAACTAAAGATGGTATGCCTGAAGATGAAGTGAAAGATGCTGAAAATGAAGCACAAAAGATTCATGACAAATTTATAAAGAAAGTGGATGAGATGCTTCTGGCTAAGGAGAAAGAAATTATGACTATATAA